The Dethiosulfovibrio peptidovorans DSM 11002 nucleotide sequence AGAACCCTGCGGTGATGCTCCACCTCTTCTGCCGGGATCCTCAGGTGGAGGGGTCTGGCTATCACCATCGGGTCGTCCAGATCCTGCCAGGTGACGAACCTGGTGTGCCCTCCGTACAGTTTCTTACAGGAAACGACGTAGTATCCCTCTGCCAGGACGTTCTTCAGGCTAGCCCAGTTTCTGGGTGAGACGGTGGATATGACGTAACGCCTGGTGGAGGGGATGAAAGACCCCGATGCAGATATGAGCATCCGGTGAAGCCCGTTTCCACGAAAATCACTGTCCACCACCACTATATCCCTCATGGCGAACTGCTCCAGGCTCCAGCTGTCCAGATACGTCCCCTCCACTACCTTGAACATATCCTCCAATACCCAGGAAAAGACGCACAATGCCACCAAAAGGCCACCGGCCTTGACCCCGAGGGCGAACCCCTCTCCGGAGAGGTTTCTCTCTATGGAGTTCTCCGAGGCATATATATCTTCGTCGCCGACCTCCTCATATACCTTGGAATTCAAGGCCATTATCTCGTCGTAGTCCTCCATGCCTAAGCGGCATAATCTGGCCGGGATCGGCACGGAACTACCGTGACGATGAAGATAAAGAAGCTTTCTGTCTCTGTCGGACAGCATGAGACATCCCTCCTCTGAGATGTTATCCCCGCAGGATGCGGAGCTGAATTTTCAATCTTCGATACAATAAAAGAGCCTAAACCCCTCGACTCCGAGGGAAAAACAGTCGATTTCGGGCGAACTCGATTTACTTTCGACGGTAGAAAAATACGAGGTAGAAACAACTAACTGACAAAAGCCCGAGGAAAAGGGAGGGTGGGGCAACAATCGAGCGTAAAAAAGCTAAACTCCGATACAAGTATATCATATCGATATCCATATACAACAAAGCGACAGGGGAGCACTTGCATTTCGCAAGGCTCCCCTGTCGCTCACAAGCTATTCCGATTCAACTGGAAAAAGACGCCATGGACTCCTCCACTATGTGGTCCAGCAGGTCGGGAAAGGAGAATCCCCCCGCCATGGCCGCCTTTGGAACCAGGCTGTTGGAGGTCATGCCGGGAACGGTGTTTATCTCCAAAACGAAGGGACGATTTTTGCCGTCCAGCCTTATGTCCACCCTGGAGTAGATGGAACACCCCGATACCCTGTGGGCTATCTCGGCGGAACGGGAGACCACCTCCACCACCGACGGCTCTAGATCCGCCGGAGAGACGTAACGGCTGCCCCCGCCGTACTTGGCCCTGTAATCGTAGAACTCACCGTCGGGAAGGATCTCCACTATAGGGAAGGCCCTGGGGATCCCCCTGTCCTCCACCACAGTCACCGTCAGCTCCCTGCCAGCCACGTAGGCCTCCACCAAAGCCCTGTTCTCTAGCTCCCACGCGGAGCTAAGGGCCTTCCTCAATTCGTCCTCTTCGGAGACTATGTAGGTCGCCACTGTGCTTCCGCCGCAACATGGCTTTACCACCAAAGTCCCCCATTTGGAGAGAGCCTTCATAGGAGAGGACCCCTCACCGGGATGGACCGCCACTCCCCAAGGAACGTCTAGCCCCGCCGCCGCGAAGGCCCCTTTGGAGAGGGTCTTGTCCATCGCAACGGCACAGCCTGATGGCCCAGAACCGGTGTAGGGAACCCCCGCCATATCCAGCACCGCCTGGAGCCTGCCGTCCTCGCCCCATCCTCCGTGAAGGGCCACGAAACACAGTTCGGGACGATCGCCGGCCAGAAAGGAGAACAGGGCCTCAGGAGACGACAGATCCATCAGTTCGACCGAATGGCCCTTGGCCTTCAGCCCCTCGGCTACCTCCTTGCCGCTGTCCAGAGAGACGTTCCTCTCCGGAGAGTCTCCTCCGCACAGGACCGATATCCTCATAGAGCCTCCTACGACCTTATCTGGCCCGATCCGGAGACTCGGAACTTGACCGTGGTAAGCTGTTCCACCCCCATAGGACCCCTGGCGTGAAGTTTCTGGGTGCTTATGCCCATCTCGGCACCTAAACCGAAGACCGCTCCGTCGGTGAACCTGGTAGAGGCGTTGACATAGACCGCCGCGGCGTCCACTCCGTCCAGGAACCGTCTGGAATTGCCGTAATCTCTGGTCACTATGGCCTCGCTGTGCCCCGAGCCGTGAAGGTGGATGTGATCCATAGCCTGGTCCAGGGAGTCGACCATCTTGATCGAAAGGATCAGAGCCAGATATTCGGTGTCCCAGTCGTCATCTACGGCGGAGTTCATCGGCACTACCTTCCTGACCCTATCGTCGCCCCGAAGCTCCACTCCCGCCTCCTCCATCGCCTTTACCAGGGGAGGCAGGAACCGGGACGCCACGTCGGAATGGACCAGAAGGGTCTCTATGCTGTTGCAGACCGAGGGCCTCTGAGCCTTGGCGTTTACGGCTATCCTGACGGCCATATCCACGTCGGCCGAGCTATCCACGTAGAGATGACAGAGTCCCATGCCT carries:
- a CDS encoding D-alanine--D-alanine ligase family protein, encoding MRISVLCGGDSPERNVSLDSGKEVAEGLKAKGHSVELMDLSSPEALFSFLAGDRPELCFVALHGGWGEDGRLQAVLDMAGVPYTGSGPSGCAVAMDKTLSKGAFAAAGLDVPWGVAVHPGEGSSPMKALSKWGTLVVKPCCGGSTVATYIVSEEDELRKALSSAWELENRALVEAYVAGRELTVTVVEDRGIPRAFPIVEILPDGEFYDYRAKYGGGSRYVSPADLEPSVVEVVSRSAEIAHRVSGCSIYSRVDIRLDGKNRPFVLEINTVPGMTSNSLVPKAAMAGGFSFPDLLDHIVEESMASFSS